One window from the genome of Cyclobacterium amurskyense encodes:
- a CDS encoding SusC/RagA family TonB-linked outer membrane protein — protein MKKSYYSVQFKLRMLITMLLIMVVMLGYSRQASQISGKVVSVEDNEPLPGVSILVKGTSRGTVTNIDGEFTVQAVSGDILTVSFIGFTTQEVPVNGGQTSYEILMESSMGDLGEVVVVGYGSQRKADITSAVSVINMDNIGEVPTTNVTRLLQGQAAGVQVRQTSGRPGEEMEVTIRGIGSLGAGSKPLYVVDGFPVGTSLGQNLNPADIESMTVLKDAASTAIYGARGSNGVILITTKSAKEGVVNLDFVVNQGIQNVPDSRRTKMMNGTEFAQFKHDSFVDRIRYFEKREPAIEEVPLEFRYPEQNTVSTDWFDEILNQNAKFQSYNATLSSGKGGIRSLVSVGYINQEGAVIETGFERFNVRANIGGKVNDFITMGWNIAASHSNEDYASTDGRSAIIGKALWADPRYPVYNEDGSFNDYIGGTNGVFGAANVVQELHEMERKLSENNVMTNGFLEFAFLKNFKFRTSVNAILENSDQKEFRPSTLAGTGFNQAPPREATLYQRRFETLNIAADQLLSYNKIFGNHRVEGLLGFSAQEETYKFLQGNGNEFPNDQVRFLSAAIRQTSTSGEADWSLMAYFARANYSFNDKYLFSASFRREGSSRFGADNKWGNFPAFSAGWRISEESFMPETRWITDMKLRASFGVTGNNAIGNYSSLSNMGISNYVLGGAIANGQILSNFANANLGWEQSQQTDIGLDWAMFDNRLVLTAEYYNRLTNNMLLSVEMPVISGFTQSLDNVGKVRNRGLELALDYRTKFNQVNIRSNVNLTINRNKVLEIRGENDEIWSGGFYSTYNVSQVGKPLAMLHGFKMVGIFNTDAEIEAWPNQDGAVPGTYKYFDANGDGVISYDQQDMIEIGNPHPDYILGYTLGGDFKNFDFNLMFTGAFNYDVFRNIEATTMNMDGVFNILQSGVNRWRSAENPGDGRGATTNTWKWQRESNSRYVYDATHVWLRNITLGYTIPKNPILPNARVFFSAENPFLFTSFPGTNPEINTRGGINIGVDDEAYPMPRTFTLGASIRF, from the coding sequence TATGAGATCTTAATGGAGTCATCTATGGGTGACCTTGGTGAGGTAGTGGTAGTTGGGTACGGTTCCCAGCGTAAGGCAGACATTACCTCCGCAGTATCCGTAATCAATATGGACAATATTGGAGAGGTGCCTACTACAAATGTTACCCGTTTGCTTCAAGGCCAGGCAGCAGGGGTGCAGGTTAGGCAGACTTCAGGTAGGCCAGGAGAAGAGATGGAAGTAACCATTCGTGGAATTGGTTCTTTAGGCGCAGGGAGTAAGCCCCTTTATGTAGTTGATGGCTTTCCTGTGGGAACTTCATTGGGACAAAACCTTAACCCTGCAGACATTGAAAGCATGACGGTGCTGAAAGATGCGGCATCTACAGCCATTTATGGTGCCAGAGGATCCAATGGTGTGATCCTGATCACTACAAAATCAGCAAAAGAGGGCGTGGTGAATCTTGATTTTGTGGTCAACCAAGGTATTCAGAATGTACCTGACAGTAGAAGAACAAAGATGATGAATGGGACAGAGTTTGCTCAGTTCAAGCATGATAGTTTTGTAGACAGAATCAGGTATTTCGAAAAAAGAGAGCCAGCGATTGAAGAAGTTCCGCTTGAATTCAGGTATCCTGAACAAAACACTGTCTCAACAGATTGGTTTGATGAAATATTAAATCAGAATGCTAAATTCCAAAGTTACAACGCCACCCTGTCCTCAGGAAAAGGAGGCATTCGCTCCCTGGTTTCTGTAGGTTATATCAACCAAGAAGGTGCGGTGATCGAAACGGGTTTTGAGCGTTTTAATGTCAGGGCAAACATAGGGGGTAAAGTTAATGATTTTATTACCATGGGATGGAACATCGCTGCCTCCCATTCCAATGAGGATTATGCCTCTACCGATGGAAGAAGTGCAATAATTGGAAAGGCCTTATGGGCGGATCCACGATATCCTGTTTACAATGAAGACGGAAGTTTCAATGATTATATTGGAGGAACAAATGGTGTCTTTGGTGCGGCCAATGTGGTGCAGGAGTTGCACGAAATGGAACGTAAACTATCAGAAAACAATGTCATGACCAATGGGTTTTTGGAATTTGCTTTTTTGAAAAACTTTAAGTTCAGAACTTCTGTAAACGCAATCTTAGAAAACAGTGATCAGAAAGAATTCAGACCGTCTACTTTGGCAGGTACAGGATTTAATCAAGCCCCACCAAGGGAAGCCACTTTGTACCAGAGAAGATTTGAAACCCTTAATATTGCAGCAGATCAATTATTGTCTTACAATAAGATTTTTGGAAACCACAGAGTGGAAGGACTACTTGGTTTTTCTGCTCAAGAAGAGACCTATAAGTTCTTGCAGGGGAATGGCAATGAATTCCCCAATGATCAAGTTAGGTTTTTGAGTGCTGCCATTAGGCAAACATCTACCTCTGGGGAAGCGGATTGGAGTTTGATGGCTTACTTTGCAAGGGCCAACTATTCTTTCAACGACAAGTACCTTTTTTCCGCATCTTTTAGAAGAGAAGGCAGTTCACGTTTTGGAGCAGACAATAAATGGGGGAATTTCCCTGCATTTTCAGCAGGATGGAGAATTTCTGAAGAATCCTTTATGCCGGAAACCCGCTGGATCACCGATATGAAATTGAGGGCTAGTTTTGGGGTTACTGGAAACAATGCCATTGGTAATTATTCTAGTTTATCAAATATGGGGATTTCAAATTACGTTTTGGGAGGAGCCATTGCCAACGGACAAATTCTTTCCAATTTCGCCAATGCCAATTTAGGTTGGGAACAATCCCAACAGACCGATATTGGTTTGGATTGGGCCATGTTTGATAACCGCTTGGTTTTGACGGCGGAGTATTACAATAGGTTGACCAATAATATGCTGCTTTCTGTAGAGATGCCTGTGATTTCAGGATTTACTCAATCTTTGGATAATGTTGGTAAAGTACGAAACAGAGGCCTTGAACTGGCTTTGGATTACAGAACCAAGTTCAATCAGGTCAACATAAGGTCCAATGTAAACCTTACCATCAATAGAAATAAAGTGTTGGAGATAAGAGGTGAAAATGATGAGATCTGGTCAGGTGGTTTTTATAGTACTTATAATGTGTCTCAGGTGGGAAAACCTTTGGCGATGCTACATGGCTTTAAAATGGTGGGTATTTTCAATACTGATGCGGAAATTGAAGCCTGGCCTAACCAAGATGGGGCAGTTCCAGGTACCTATAAGTATTTTGACGCCAATGGAGATGGGGTGATTTCCTATGACCAACAGGACATGATAGAAATAGGTAACCCGCATCCGGATTACATCCTTGGCTATACCCTAGGAGGTGATTTCAAAAACTTTGACTTTAACCTAATGTTCACCGGAGCCTTCAATTATGATGTTTTTAGAAACATAGAGGCCACTACAATGAACATGGATGGGGTGTTCAATATTCTGCAATCAGGTGTTAACCGTTGGAGGTCTGCAGAAAATCCTGGTGACGGCAGAGGGGCCACTACCAATACATGGAAATGGCAGCGCGAGTCAAATTCCAGGTATGTATATGATGCTACCCATGTGTGGTTAAGAAACATTACCCTCGGTTATACTATTCCGAAAAACCCAATACTTCCTAATGCAAGGGTGTTTTTTAGTGCAGAGAATCCTTTTCTGTTTACTTCATTCCCAGGAACCAATCCTGAAATCAACACAAGAGGTGGAATCAATATAGGCGTGGACGATGAAGCTTATCCAATGCCTAGAACATTCACTTTAGGCGCATCCATAAGATTCTAA